A DNA window from Engraulis encrasicolus isolate BLACKSEA-1 chromosome 3, IST_EnEncr_1.0, whole genome shotgun sequence contains the following coding sequences:
- the LOC134444770 gene encoding uncharacterized protein K02A2.6-like codes for MNVTVGNLSAFDSKEQTWEEYCEILDQFFEANGIDDGDKQRAVLISVVGPATYKLIRNLVSPDKPSTKTYDQIVTLMKDHFDPKPSEIVQRYKFDSRVRQPSETVSAYVAELRRLAHDCNFGTTLQQMLRDRLVCGINDDRIQRRLLSEPDLTFEKAFEMAVASETASKNVQDLHAKAPLACNSVKTEGKERKGDWKKKECYRCHGKQHSAGECKFKEAKCHACGKVGHIAKACRNKNKGSSRTDEKKPIREERRARPQKAHKVREREKDDSSSEQEETYLLACIKTETSIRRVKPFEVKMEVNRKKVNFEIDTGCNVSVMNETKFNEMWEENKRPQLKETKLTLKSYTGEKIKVVGVADVEVIYGQQVKTLPLVVVKGTGPSLLGRAWLETLKLKWDEIKHVRTETQGLQQVLSKHEDVFKEELGMLKGMKATIRVSAEASPKFYRPRSVPYAMRAKVEEELERLQREGIITPVKYAEWAAPIVPVLKPDGSVRICGDYKLTVNNASSLEQYPIPRVEDLFNTLAGGKQYSKLDLSHAYQQIVMDEESKKYLTVNTHRGLFTYNRLAFGVSSAPAIFQRTMESLLQGLPRVAVYLDDILLTGKDEAEHLSTLDEVLRRLKEAGLRLHRRKCAFLRNEVEYLGHIINAEGLHPVQSKVRAIEEAPQPTTVTELKAYLGLLNYYNKFLPNLATRLAPLHQLLRKESQWTWNKEQEDAFRLSKQMLKSAKVLSHYSADRELVLACDASPYGVGAVLSHIMEDGSEKPLGFMSRTLTPAEKRYSQLDKEGLAIMFGIKRFHKYIYGRMFTISTDHKPLISLFHEKKPVPQMCSPRVQRWATLLRAYEYKILYKPGKDHGNADGLSRLPLPHTEEEDDNEQVLMLDVMEDPPITTAQVKQWTAKDQTLSQVLLWCLKGWPKVVDTEFRPYSKRKLELSVKDGCVLWGSRVVIPKKGRKIILKQLHSTHPGMSRMKGLARSYVWWPGMDSEVEEEVQSCLTCGENMKCPAGAPLHPWEWPETPWSRLHIDYAGPFLGKMFLIIVDAHSKWIDVYQTNSATSQVTIEKLRQCFSTHGLPQTLVSDNGTCFTSQEFETFLKQNGIQHKTSAPFHPASNGLAERAVQTFKQGIKKIKGDTLETKIARFLFNYRITPQSTTGLSPAEMLMQRRLCSTLDLLLPDVKSKIRKKQLKQKEHHDAHSKWRSFASGDDVYVRNYSHGPKWIPAVVDENTGPVSYTVQTGDGRVMRRHVDQIRKRHASSTDMSSPEERGEPDSLQLPAPAVEFVPADPVVPTSVGGEVTEQPAESAQVPPPAEHLPETGVLQTPVLRRSARTRQAPAHLRDFTS; via the coding sequence ATGAATGTGACGGTAGGGAATCTGTCAGCATTTGACTCGAAGGAGCAGACTTGGGAAGAGTACTGCGAGATTCTGGATCAGTTTTTCGAAGCTAATGGCATTGATGATGGAGATAAGCAAAGAGCTGTCCTCATTAGCGTTGTGGGACCAGCCACATACAAGCTCATAAGGAACTTGGTGAGTCCAGATAAGCCCAGCACTAAAACGTATGACCAGATAGTAACCCTAATGAAAGACCACTTCGATCCCAAGCCAAGCGAGATTGTACAGAGATACAAATTTGACTCTCGTGTCCGTCAGCCTAGTGAAACTGTGAGTGCATATGTAGCCGAGCTGAGACGACTTGCTCATGATTGTAACTTTGGCACTACACTGCAGCAAATGTTACGAGATCGCCTCGTTTGCGGCATCAATGATGATCGGATTCAAAGGCGTTTATTGTCCGAACCAGATTTAACGTTCGAGAAGGCATTCGAAATGGCCGTAGCCTCCGAGACTGCCAGTAAGAATGTGCAAGACCTTCACGCCAAAGCACCGTTGGCTTGCAACAGCGTAAAaacggagggaaaggagagaaagggtgATTGGAAAAAGAAAGAGTGCTACAGATGCCACGGAAAGCAACACAGTGCAGGCGAGTGTAAATTTAAAGAAGCAAAGTGTCACGCTTGTGGAAAAGTAGGGCACATCGCCAAAGCTTGTCGAAATAAAAATAAAGGGAGCTCGCGCACAGATGAAAAGAAACCAATCAGAGAAGAGCGGCGTGCACGCCCACAGAAAGCACACAAGGTGCGTGAGAGGGAAAAGGATGATAGTTCATCAGAGCAAGAAGAAACATACTTGTTAGCTTGCATTAAAACAGAAACCTCAATCAGGAGAGTTAAGCCATTTGAAGTTAAAATGGAAGTGAACAGGAAGAAAGTAAACTTTGAGATTGACACTGGATGTAATGTGAGTGTAATGAATGAAACAAAATTCAATGAAATGTGGGAAGAGAACAAGCGCCCACAACTGAAAGAAACCAAGCTTACACTGAAATCTTACACTGGAGAGAAAATTAAAGTTGTAGGAGTAGCAGATGTGGAAGTGATCTATGGCCAGCAAGTGAAAACATTGCCCCTAGTGGTAGTGAAGGGTACTGGACCTAGTTTGCTAGGAAGAGCATGGCTGGAAACACTGAAACTGAAGTGGGATGAAATCAAACATGTGAGAACAGAGACACAAGGGCTACAGCAAGTACTTTCAAAGCATGAAGATGTTTTTAAAGAAGAGTTAGGCATGTTAAAAGGCATGAAAGCAACAATTCGAGTGTCAGCTGAAGCTAGTCCCAAGTTCTACAGACCCCGCTCAGTTCCGTATGCCATGAGAGCAAAAGTTGAAGAGGAGCTTGAGAGACTGCAGAGAGAGGGCATCATAACACCAGTAAAGTATGCTGAGTGGGCTGCACCCATCGTACCTGTCCTGAAGCCGGATGGCTCTGTCAGGATCTGCGGCGATTACAAATTAACAGTCAACAATGCCTCATCTCTAGAGCAATACCCCATTCCCCGAGTGGAAGATTTGTTCAATACACTAGCAGGAGGGAAACAGTATTCCAAGTTAGATTTAAGTCATGCTTATCAGCAGATTGTGATGGATGAAGAGTCCAAGAAATACTTAACAGTTAACACACATCGTGGCCTGTTCACCTACAATAGGCTTGCCTTCGGAGTGTCATCTGCTCCAGCAATTTTCCAGAGAACCATGGAAAGCTTGCTACAGGGCTTGCCTAGAGTAGCGGTGTATTTAGATGACATCCTTTTGACTGGGAAAGATGAAGCTGAGCATCTAAGCACGCTGGACGAGGTACTGAGGAGATTGAAGGAAGCCGGACTGCGACTTCACAGACGCAAGTGTGCATTCCTAAGGAACGAGGTGGAGTACTTAGGTCACATTATCAATGCGGAAGGCCTGCACCCAGTGCAAAGCAAGGTGAGAGCGATTGAAGAGGCTCCACAGCCAACCACAGTGACTGAATTGAAAGCCTACCTTGGTCTACTGAATTATTATAACAAGTTTCTCCCTAACCTAGCCACACGcttagctccgctccaccagttACTGAGAAAAGAGTCCCAGTGGACCTGGAACAAAGAGCAGGAGGATGCTTTTCGATTGTCAAAGCAGATGCTGAAATCAGCCAAAGTCCTGAGTCACTATTCAGCAGACAGAGAATTGGTACTCGCATGCGACGCCTCACCATACGGAGTAGGTGCCGTATTGTCCCATATCATGGAAGATGGCAGTGAGAAACCCCTAGGTTTTATGTCACGCACGCTGACACCAGCCGAGAAGCGATACTCGCAACTGGATAAAGAGGGCTTAGCCATCATGTTCGGAATAAAAAGATTCCACAAATACATCTACGGACGAATGTTCACAATCAGCACTGACCACAAACCGCTGATATCGCTTTTCCATGAGAAGAAGCCAGTTCCTCAAATGTGTTCGCCGAGAGTGCAACGTTGGGCAACCCTGCTACGAGCGTATGAATACAAAATCCTTTACAAACCAGGAAAAGACCATGGAAACGCAGATGGCCTGAGCAGGTTGCCTCtgccacacacagaggaagaggatgacaaCGAACAAGTCCTTATGCTGGATGTGATGGAAGATCCGCCTATCACCACAGCTCAGGTGAAACAGTGGACAGCCAAAGACCAGACACTGTCACAAGTGTTACTCTGGTGCCTGAAAGGATGGCCAAAGGTGGTGGATACAGAATTCAGACCCTACAGTAAGAGAAAGCTAGAACTGAGTGTGAAAGATGGATGTGTTCTATGGGGGTCGAGAGTTGTGATTccgaagaaaggaaggaaaatcATACTGAAACAACTGCATTCCACACACCCAGGCATGTCCAGGATGAAAGGCTTAGCACGCTCATACGTGTGGTGGCCAGGAATGGATTCTGAAGTTGAGGAGGAAGTTCAGTCCTGCCTCACCTGCGGAGAAAACATGAAGTGTCCTGCAGGGGCGCCGCTTCATCCTTGGGAGTGGCCTGAAACGCCCTGGAGCAGACTGCATATCGATTATGCAGGTCCCTTCCTTGGAAAGATGTTCCTGATCATTGTCGATGCGCATTCCAAATGGATTGATGTATACCAAACAAACAGTGCAACAAGTCAGGTGACTATTGAGAAGCTAAGACAGTGCTTTAGTACACATGGTCTACCCCAGACTTTAGTATCTGACAACGGAACATGCTTTACAAGCCAAGAGTTTGAGACATTCCTAAAGCAGAATGGAATACAGCACAAAACATCCGCACCTTTCCACCCCGCCTCCAACGGTCTCGCGGAAAGAGCTGTTCAGACATTCAAACAGGGAATCAAGAAAATTAAAGGAGATACACTGGAAACAAAAATAGCCAGATTTCTGTTCAACTACAGAATTACACCACAAAGTACAACTGGCTTGTCTCCCGCTGAAATGCTCATGCAGAGAAGACTTTGTTCCACACTTGATCTTCTGCTGCCTGATGTGAAGTCAAAGATTCGTAAGAAACAACTCAAACAAAAAGAACATCATGACGCACACAGCAAGTGGAGAAGTTTCGCATCTGGAGATGATGTATACGTGCGTAACTACAGCCATGGTCCCAAGTGGATACCAGCAGTAGTAGATGAGAACACTGGACCTGTATCTTATACAGTACAGACAGGAGATGGACGCGTGATGAGACGTCACGTCGACCAGATTCGCAAGCGTCACGCATCATCAACTGACATGTCCAgtcctgaggagagaggagagcctgACAGCCTGCAGTTGCCAGCGCCAGCAGTGGAGTTCGTGCCTGCAGACCCGGTCGTTCCAACTTCAGTAGGAGGGGAAGTGACTGAGCAGCCTGCTGAGTCAGCCCAGGTTCCTCCTCCAGCTGAACATTTGCCAGAGACAGGAGTTCTACAGACACCTGTGTTGCGTAGATCTGCGCGCACCAGACAGGCTCCTGCTCATCTGAGAGACTTTACTAGTTAG